A part of Streptomyces sp. DSM 40750 genomic DNA contains:
- the fxsA gene encoding FxSxx-COOH cyclophane-containing RiPP peptide, which translates to MDRYEQPFATSVVRDLHDTSLDEVPESAQESALARTLAGGGEPVAAFQSSL; encoded by the coding sequence ATGGACAGGTACGAGCAGCCCTTCGCCACGAGCGTCGTCAGGGACTTGCACGACACCTCGCTGGATGAGGTTCCGGAGTCCGCTCAGGAGTCGGCTCTGGCAAGGACGCTCGCGGGTGGCGGAGAGCCGGTGGCCGCCTTCCAGTCGTCGCTCTGA
- a CDS encoding ATP-binding cassette domain-containing protein, with product MTNTNEAAADGAPAKDTVKDAVKDVAPGQDTPIVELKGTGKAYGNVRALHSVNLSVHPGRVTCVLGDNGAGKSTLIKIISGLHQHTEGDVLIDGRPVRFSTPREALDAGIATVYQDLATVPLMPVWRNFFLGSEFTRGPWPVRRLDIDRMKKTADEELRNMGIVLDDLDQPIGTLSGGQRQCVAIARAVYFGARVLILDEPTAALGVKQSGVVLKYIAAARDRGLGVIFITHNPHHAYMVGDHFSVLRLGTLELSAARDQVSLEELTNHMAGGTELAALKHELAQVRGVDVEELPEEEDLTAPVATSKDGAA from the coding sequence ATGACCAACACCAACGAAGCCGCGGCCGACGGCGCCCCCGCCAAGGACACGGTCAAGGACGCCGTCAAGGACGTGGCGCCCGGCCAGGACACGCCCATCGTCGAGCTGAAGGGGACCGGCAAGGCCTACGGCAATGTCCGCGCCCTGCACAGCGTGAACCTCAGCGTCCACCCCGGCCGCGTCACCTGCGTCCTGGGCGACAACGGCGCCGGCAAGTCCACCCTCATCAAGATCATCTCCGGGCTGCACCAGCACACCGAGGGCGACGTCCTCATCGACGGCCGCCCCGTCCGCTTCTCCACCCCCCGTGAAGCCCTCGACGCCGGTATCGCCACCGTCTACCAGGACCTGGCGACGGTTCCCCTGATGCCGGTGTGGCGGAACTTCTTCCTCGGCTCCGAATTCACCCGCGGCCCCTGGCCCGTCCGTCGCCTCGACATCGACAGGATGAAGAAGACCGCCGACGAGGAACTGCGGAACATGGGCATCGTCCTGGACGACCTCGACCAGCCCATCGGCACCCTCTCCGGCGGCCAGCGCCAGTGCGTCGCCATCGCCCGCGCCGTCTACTTCGGCGCCCGCGTCCTCATCCTCGACGAGCCCACCGCCGCGCTGGGTGTGAAGCAGTCGGGTGTGGTGCTGAAGTACATCGCCGCCGCCCGCGACCGCGGCCTCGGCGTCATCTTCATCACCCACAACCCCCACCACGCCTACATGGTCGGCGACCACTTCAGCGTCCTGCGTCTGGGCACCCTCGAACTCAGTGCCGCCCGCGACCAGGTCAGCCTCGAAGAACTCACCAACCACATGGCCGGGGGTACCGAACTCGCCGCCCTCAAACACGAGTTGGCGCAAGTGCGCGGCGTCGACGTCGAGGAACTCCCCGAGGAGGAAGACCTCACCGCACCCGTGGCCACCTCGAAGGACGGGGCTGCGTGA
- a CDS encoding sugar ABC transporter substrate-binding protein: MDRTFNPRSRRVAPFFVMAAASALLIAGCSSGSGGKEAEEGGADASAGKADTPQMTVAMVTHAGQGDTFWDIVRKGAQTAADKDNVKLVYSNDPNAANQANLVQNAIDQKVDGIAVTLAKPDAMKDVIAKAEKAGIPVVGLNSGMDVWQEQGLLSFFGQDETVSGEAFGKKLNETGAKHAVCVIHEQGNVSLEARCAGVKKTFEGETENLYVNGTDMPSVKSTVTAKLKQDTSIDEVITLGAPIALTSVQSVDDAGSKAKVATFDLNKELTDAIKAGDIEFAVDQQPYLQGYLAVDSLWLYKNNGNYSGGGEEPVLTGPAFVDKDNVDTIAKFAAKGNR, from the coding sequence ATGGACCGCACGTTTAACCCCCGCTCCCGCAGAGTGGCCCCCTTCTTCGTCATGGCTGCGGCATCCGCGCTGCTGATAGCCGGCTGCTCCAGCGGTTCCGGCGGCAAGGAGGCCGAGGAGGGCGGGGCGGACGCCTCCGCGGGCAAGGCCGACACCCCCCAGATGACGGTCGCGATGGTGACCCACGCCGGCCAGGGCGACACCTTCTGGGACATCGTCCGCAAGGGCGCCCAGACGGCCGCCGACAAGGACAACGTCAAGCTGGTCTATTCGAACGACCCGAACGCGGCCAACCAGGCCAACCTCGTCCAGAACGCGATCGACCAGAAGGTCGACGGCATCGCCGTCACCCTCGCCAAGCCGGACGCGATGAAGGACGTCATCGCCAAGGCGGAGAAGGCCGGCATCCCCGTGGTGGGCCTGAACTCCGGTATGGACGTGTGGCAGGAGCAGGGTCTGCTCTCCTTCTTCGGCCAGGACGAGACCGTCTCCGGCGAGGCCTTCGGCAAGAAGCTCAACGAGACCGGCGCGAAGCACGCCGTCTGCGTCATCCACGAGCAGGGCAACGTCTCGCTGGAAGCGCGCTGCGCCGGTGTGAAGAAGACGTTCGAGGGCGAGACCGAGAACCTCTACGTCAACGGCACGGACATGCCGTCGGTGAAGTCCACCGTCACGGCCAAGCTCAAGCAGGACACCTCGATCGACGAGGTCATCACCCTCGGCGCCCCGATCGCCCTGACCTCCGTGCAGTCCGTGGACGACGCGGGCAGCAAGGCCAAGGTCGCGACGTTCGACCTCAACAAGGAGCTGACGGACGCCATCAAGGCGGGTGACATCGAGTTCGCCGTCGACCAGCAGCCCTACCTCCAGGGCTACCTGGCCGTGGACTCGCTCTGGCTCTACAAGAACAACGGAAACTACAGCGGCGGTGGCGAGGAGCCGGTGCTGACCGGTCCCGCGTTCGTGGACAAGGACAACGTCGACACGATCGCCAAGTTCGCCGCGAAGGGCAACCGGTGA
- a CDS encoding ABC transporter permease: MTQATAPAASSSSSPAPPAAQKDGRTAQRSLGRRVLARPEVGALIAAIGVYAFFFAVAPSFRETSSLATVLYQASVMGIMALPVALLMIGGEFDLSAGVAVTTSALTAAILSFQLTVNVWTGVFVALIVSLAVGAFNGWLLIKTGLPSFLVTLGSFLILQGSNLAVTKIFTDNVASDSIADMDGFDQAKSLFASEIGIGGVDFKITIFYWLAFAAIATWLLLRTKFGNWIFAVGGNKDSARAVGVPVNFTKIALFMGVGAGAWFVGMHLLFSFNTVQSNEGVGNEFLYIIAAVIGGCLLTGGYGSAIGPVIGAFIFGMVNQGIVYANWNPDWFKAFLGVMLLIAALVNLWVRSQATRR, encoded by the coding sequence ATGACCCAAGCAACGGCACCGGCGGCGAGCTCATCCTCGTCGCCGGCTCCGCCGGCCGCCCAGAAGGACGGCCGTACCGCACAACGCTCCCTGGGCCGACGGGTGTTGGCCCGCCCCGAGGTCGGCGCGCTCATAGCCGCGATCGGCGTGTACGCCTTCTTCTTCGCGGTCGCTCCCTCCTTCCGGGAGACCAGCTCGCTGGCGACCGTGCTCTACCAGGCGTCGGTGATGGGCATCATGGCCCTGCCGGTGGCCCTGCTGATGATCGGCGGGGAGTTCGACCTGTCCGCCGGTGTCGCGGTCACCACCTCGGCACTCACCGCCGCGATCCTCAGCTTCCAGCTGACGGTGAATGTCTGGACCGGCGTGTTCGTCGCGCTGATCGTCTCTCTCGCCGTCGGAGCCTTCAACGGCTGGCTGCTCATCAAAACCGGTCTGCCGAGCTTCCTCGTCACTCTGGGCTCGTTCCTGATTCTCCAGGGCTCCAACCTGGCCGTGACGAAGATCTTCACCGACAATGTCGCGAGTGACTCGATCGCCGACATGGACGGCTTCGACCAGGCCAAGAGCCTCTTCGCCTCGGAGATCGGCATCGGCGGCGTCGACTTCAAAATCACGATCTTCTACTGGCTCGCCTTCGCCGCGATCGCCACCTGGCTGCTGCTGCGCACCAAGTTCGGCAACTGGATCTTCGCCGTCGGCGGTAACAAGGACAGCGCGCGGGCCGTCGGTGTCCCCGTCAACTTCACGAAGATCGCGCTGTTCATGGGCGTCGGCGCGGGCGCCTGGTTCGTCGGCATGCACCTGCTGTTCTCGTTCAACACGGTGCAGTCCAACGAGGGTGTGGGCAACGAGTTCCTGTACATCATCGCGGCGGTGATCGGCGGCTGTCTGCTGACCGGCGGCTACGGCTCGGCGATCGGCCCGGTCATCGGTGCCTTCATCTTCGGCATGGTCAACCAGGGCATCGTCTACGCCAACTGGAACCCCGACTGGTTCAAGGCCTTCCTCGGCGTGATGCTCCTGATCGCCGCCCTCGTCAATCTGTGGGTCCGCAGCCAAGCGACCCGGAGGTGA